Proteins encoded within one genomic window of Alcanivorax sp. REN37:
- the recO gene encoding DNA repair protein RecO yields the protein MLHARPYRNTSALLELFSARRGRFGAIARGGRKSKSLQPFQPLTGQFGGRGELLALHHYEPLAAPLALQGRALFCGLYVNELMVRVLHRDVPVPDLSQPYDDALTALSGSDWPQDVVLRRFEYTMLTVLGYGFSLQQDNHGRPLQPQQHYCFDAEAGLQLCDQGLTGADLLAMAAGDWHASARQAAKRLLRSALAPHLGDRPLLSRELFR from the coding sequence GTGTTGCATGCCCGCCCCTACCGCAACACCAGCGCCTTGCTGGAGTTGTTCAGTGCCCGCCGTGGCCGTTTCGGTGCCATCGCCCGTGGTGGCCGAAAAAGTAAATCCCTGCAACCGTTCCAACCGCTCACCGGCCAGTTCGGTGGGCGCGGCGAACTGTTGGCACTCCACCATTACGAGCCGCTGGCAGCGCCGCTAGCACTGCAAGGCCGCGCGCTGTTCTGCGGGCTTTACGTCAACGAATTGATGGTGCGGGTGCTGCACCGCGACGTGCCGGTACCGGACCTGTCGCAGCCTTACGACGATGCGCTGACCGCCTTGAGCGGCAGTGATTGGCCCCAGGATGTGGTATTGCGCCGTTTCGAATACACCATGCTGACGGTGCTCGGTTACGGCTTTTCGTTGCAGCAGGATAATCACGGGCGCCCGCTGCAGCCGCAGCAGCATTACTGCTTTGACGCCGAGGCCGGCTTGCAGCTTTGCGATCAGGGCCTGACCGGTGCCGACCTGCTGGCGATGGCAGCCGGTGATTGGCACGCCAGCGCGCGGCAGGCCGCCAAGCGCTTGTTGCGCAGCGCCTTGGCGCCCCATCTTGGTGATCGGCCGCTGCTGAGCCGTGAGCTGTTCCGTTGA
- the rlmD gene encoding 23S rRNA (uracil(1939)-C(5))-methyltransferase RlmD produces the protein MARRPRRKPLPEGIFPAQILSLSHDGRGIARPDGKTLFIDNALPGEQVQFRYTMVHSKYDEGRADVIDVAAPERAQPPCEHALLCGGCSLQHYRSDAQVQLKQQVLAEQLAHFGGLEPERWLAPLTGPTTGYRSKARLGVRYVDARETSLVGFREKRNNFLADIQRCEILVPDIGHALMALRELINGLECRARLPQIEVAAGDDELALVFRHMDPLTDGDRAALVGFCQQRGWHCYLQPGNEQSVHRIWPQDGPERLHYRMPADQLDMAFHPTDFTQVNADINRRMVPLALDLLDLSPEHRVLDLFCGLGNFTLPLARRAGEVIGVELSQAMVERGEENARRNGLSNVSFHAWDLNQSVDGEPWAQQRFDRILIDPPRAGALEMVRLMPQFGAEKLVYVSCNPATLARDAGELAQLGYRLEAAGVMDMFPHTTHVESIALFVRQ, from the coding sequence ATGGCCCGACGTCCGCGGCGCAAGCCGTTGCCGGAAGGAATCTTCCCGGCGCAGATCCTCAGTCTCAGCCACGACGGCCGCGGCATTGCCCGGCCGGATGGCAAAACCCTGTTTATCGACAACGCCCTGCCCGGTGAGCAGGTGCAGTTTCGTTACACCATGGTGCACAGCAAGTATGACGAAGGCCGCGCTGACGTCATCGACGTGGCGGCGCCGGAACGTGCTCAGCCACCGTGCGAGCACGCACTGCTGTGTGGCGGTTGCAGCCTGCAGCACTACCGTAGCGATGCCCAAGTGCAACTCAAGCAGCAGGTGCTGGCGGAACAACTGGCCCACTTTGGCGGCTTGGAGCCCGAGCGCTGGCTGGCGCCGCTGACCGGTCCCACCACCGGTTACCGCAGCAAGGCGCGCCTTGGCGTGCGTTATGTGGATGCCCGCGAAACCTCGCTGGTGGGGTTCCGTGAGAAACGCAATAACTTCCTCGCTGACATCCAGCGCTGTGAAATTTTGGTGCCAGACATCGGCCATGCGCTGATGGCACTGCGTGAGCTGATCAATGGGCTGGAATGCCGCGCGCGTTTGCCGCAGATCGAGGTGGCCGCCGGCGACGACGAATTGGCGCTGGTGTTTCGCCATATGGACCCGCTCACCGATGGCGACCGTGCGGCGCTGGTGGGCTTCTGCCAGCAACGCGGCTGGCATTGCTACCTGCAGCCCGGCAACGAGCAGAGCGTGCACCGCATCTGGCCGCAAGACGGCCCGGAGCGGCTGCACTACCGCATGCCAGCTGACCAGCTAGACATGGCATTCCATCCCACCGACTTCACCCAGGTCAACGCTGACATCAACCGCCGCATGGTGCCGCTGGCACTGGATTTGCTAGACCTGTCCCCAGAGCACCGGGTGCTTGATCTGTTCTGCGGACTCGGCAATTTCACGCTGCCACTGGCGCGTCGCGCCGGCGAGGTGATCGGCGTCGAGCTGAGCCAAGCGATGGTGGAACGGGGCGAAGAGAACGCCCGCCGCAATGGGCTGTCCAATGTCAGCTTCCATGCCTGGGACCTGAACCAGTCGGTGGACGGCGAGCCCTGGGCACAGCAACGTTTCGACCGCATTTTGATTGATCCGCCGCGCGCCGGTGCGCTTGAAATGGTGCGGTTGATGCCCCAATTTGGGGCGGAAAAATTGGTCTATGTGTCCTGCAACCCGGCCACCTTGGCACGGGATGCGGGCGAACTGGCCCAGCTCGGATACCGGCTGGAAGCCGCGGGGGTGATGGATATGTTCCCCCATACCACGCATGTGGAATCCATCGCCTTGTTCGTGCGCCAGTAA
- a CDS encoding response regulator: protein MPSLSLRTRMLLMTALPTLLAVLALGGYLLVTRLTDIHSHSEHLQRLVVDSYSARLQALAADSSDLLPTLMQQLLDEQDVRAARFTRPGQTALHVGPRMQTATAARGVLQHGQETVRWQRELAPPALGTLEVEFSTARQQIQVLKTLLTLLVGTGLLLGLAVIPALRYNQQLTAQLTEYGRTLRQIRAGQLGVRLHTGARGELAVLERTINQMAAALEEQQNELRQNVDQATEDLRETLETIEIQNIELDMARKQAVKASQIKSEFLANMSHEIRTPLNGIIGFTRLLLRSSLDPRQREYLSTIRKSSESLLAIINDILDFSKIEAGKLSLDRVPLHLHDLIEEVQTLLAPLAQEKGLEQAAIIYSDVPLQLIGDPLRVRQVLTNLMNNAIKFTDQGSVVVRAMLEELRDQQATLKIAVTDTGTGIDEAMQKELFRAFTQIDQSAARRLGGSGLGLAISKRIVEEMGGEIGVESDSGQGATFWFTLRLEVDPHPSALDGFRAFRGRRALLAEANEHARLGLYHMLRAWGMEVDTVQSVEHLGNALSDPQRPQADFVLVGLPPQPLPGAQLSALVERLDHYAHQGTVLLSNYRDRLQTLSSEHRYLRTLGKPATRLRLYDLLLDLSGQSQPRLPAPSDPRTLSVLVVDDHPGNLRLASVFLEEMGVKVTACASGEQALTAHQQQPFDLVFMDIQMPGLDGLETTRRLRLQDQTGRHLPIIALTAHALEDERLRLLKNGMDDYLSKPVSEAHLRHMLDKWVPRKQDSGPAFFDRHQALSRAGGRESLAEELHGMLLSALEEDHEVIHHGLGEELGQEDWPRLLEAVHKLHGATRYCGFLRLEQLTRQAEEALKSNAQQASRRRAVETLLVEVRRVREQAPDSLLGLDN, encoded by the coding sequence ATGCCTTCACTTTCGTTGCGCACCCGCATGCTGCTGATGACCGCCCTGCCGACGCTGTTGGCCGTGCTGGCGCTGGGCGGCTACCTGCTGGTCACCCGCCTGACCGATATCCACAGCCACAGCGAACACCTGCAGCGGCTGGTGGTAGACAGCTACAGCGCGCGTCTGCAAGCGCTGGCCGCTGACAGCAGTGACTTGCTGCCGACATTGATGCAGCAGCTGCTGGACGAGCAGGATGTGCGCGCTGCGCGCTTCACTCGCCCGGGCCAGACGGCGCTGCACGTCGGCCCGCGCATGCAGACGGCCACCGCCGCCCGCGGCGTGCTGCAGCATGGCCAAGAAACCGTGCGCTGGCAGCGCGAGCTGGCGCCGCCGGCACTGGGCACGCTGGAGGTCGAGTTCTCCACCGCTCGCCAGCAGATTCAGGTGCTAAAAACCCTGCTTACACTACTGGTGGGCACCGGCTTGTTGCTCGGCCTGGCGGTTATTCCGGCGCTGCGTTACAACCAGCAACTCACGGCGCAACTGACCGAGTACGGCCGCACCCTGCGGCAAATCCGCGCCGGACAACTGGGGGTGCGTCTGCACACCGGCGCACGCGGCGAACTGGCGGTCTTGGAGCGCACTATCAACCAGATGGCGGCAGCGCTGGAGGAACAGCAAAACGAACTGCGGCAGAACGTGGACCAGGCCACCGAGGACTTGCGTGAAACGCTGGAAACTATCGAGATCCAGAACATCGAGCTGGACATGGCGCGCAAACAGGCGGTCAAGGCAAGCCAGATTAAGTCCGAATTTCTCGCCAATATGAGTCACGAAATTCGCACACCGCTGAACGGCATTATCGGCTTCACCCGGCTGTTACTGCGCTCTAGCCTCGATCCGCGCCAGCGCGAATACCTGAGCACCATCCGCAAATCATCAGAGTCGCTGCTGGCGATCATCAACGACATTCTCGACTTTTCCAAAATTGAAGCCGGCAAACTCAGCCTCGACCGGGTACCGCTGCATCTGCACGACCTGATCGAGGAAGTGCAGACGCTGTTAGCGCCGCTGGCGCAAGAAAAAGGCTTGGAACAAGCAGCGATCATCTATTCCGACGTGCCGCTGCAACTGATCGGTGACCCGCTGCGGGTGCGGCAGGTACTCACCAATTTGATGAACAACGCCATCAAATTCACCGACCAAGGCTCGGTAGTGGTGCGCGCGATGCTGGAGGAACTGCGCGATCAGCAAGCAACGCTGAAAATTGCCGTCACCGACACCGGCACCGGCATTGATGAGGCGATGCAGAAAGAGCTGTTCCGCGCCTTCACTCAAATCGACCAAAGCGCCGCGCGGCGGCTGGGCGGTTCCGGGCTGGGGCTGGCAATCAGCAAACGCATCGTCGAGGAGATGGGCGGCGAGATTGGCGTGGAAAGCGACAGCGGCCAAGGCGCCACCTTCTGGTTCACGCTGCGCTTGGAGGTCGACCCGCACCCGTCGGCCCTGGATGGCTTCCGGGCCTTCCGCGGCCGCCGGGCGCTGCTGGCCGAAGCCAACGAACACGCCCGCCTCGGCCTCTACCACATGCTGCGGGCCTGGGGCATGGAGGTGGACACGGTGCAGTCGGTGGAGCATCTGGGCAACGCCTTGTCTGACCCGCAGCGGCCCCAGGCTGACTTCGTGCTGGTGGGGCTGCCGCCACAACCACTACCCGGCGCTCAACTCAGCGCGTTGGTGGAACGCCTGGATCACTACGCGCACCAAGGCACGGTGCTGCTGAGCAACTACCGCGACCGGCTCCAGACCCTGAGCAGCGAGCACCGCTATCTGCGCACGCTCGGCAAGCCCGCCACCCGGCTGCGGCTTTACGATCTGCTGCTGGATCTCAGTGGTCAGTCGCAACCGCGACTGCCGGCACCGTCGGACCCGCGCACACTGTCAGTACTGGTGGTGGACGATCACCCTGGTAACTTGCGTTTGGCATCGGTGTTCTTGGAAGAAATGGGCGTCAAAGTCACCGCCTGCGCCAGCGGCGAGCAGGCGCTGACCGCCCATCAGCAGCAGCCGTTCGATCTGGTGTTCATGGATATCCAGATGCCCGGTCTGGATGGGCTGGAAACCACCCGCCGCCTGCGCCTGCAAGATCAGACTGGCCGCCATTTGCCGATCATCGCCCTCACCGCCCACGCGCTAGAGGACGAGCGCCTGCGGCTGCTTAAAAACGGTATGGATGACTACCTCAGCAAGCCGGTCAGCGAAGCGCATCTGCGTCACATGCTGGACAAATGGGTGCCGCGCAAACAGGACAGCGGTCCGGCTTTCTTTGATCGCCACCAGGCGTTGTCACGCGCTGGCGGCCGCGAAAGCCTGGCCGAAGAACTGCACGGCATGCTGCTGAGCGCACTGGAAGAAGACCACGAGGTGATCCATCACGGGCTCGGCGAGGAACTCGGCCAAGAAGACTGGCCGCGGCTGTTGGAAGCGGTGCACAAGCTGCACGGTGCCACCCGCTACTGCGGCTTCCTGCGGCTGGAGCAACTTACCCGGCAGGCCGAGGAAGCACTGAAATCCAACGCTCAGCAGGCATCACGCCGACGTGCAGTAGAAACGCTGCTGGTGGAGGTGCGGCGGGTGCGGGAACAGGCGCCGGATTCATTGCTGGGGCTGGATAACTAA
- the relA gene encoding GTP diphosphokinase, translating to MVTVRRQVTLEGQFNDLPAWLSSVGSRCNLADTSVLAAACARAEGCERAGNQAGSRWHYGIGCFRIGLEMAEILADLHADADALAAAVLYRSVREGHLSLLEVQKEFGDAIAQLVEGVLRMAAISAVLNPSRKAVLGQQGDQLDNVRKMLVAMVDDVRVALLKLSERTVIIRALKDSDPDSRIKVAREVFDIYAPLAHRLGVGQIKWELEDLSFRYLQPDAYKKVARLLDEKRLDREAYIQNVVAELKGHLEQFGIGRVQVDGRAKHIYSIWRKMQKKHLDFYEVYDVRAVRVLVPEVRDCYAALGVVHSLWQHVPKEFDDYIATPKENGYQSLHTAVIGPERKMLEVQIRTFDMHDDAELGVCAHWQYKEGGKRRGGDDHKIAWLRQVLEWHDELGEASVHNMVDHLRAADASSERVYVFTPDGHVVDLQAGATPVDFAYHIHTEVGHRCRGAKVNGRIVPLNYPLKTSEQVEILTAREGGPSRDWLTPSLGYVRTSSARARIQQWFKRQDRGTHLTQGRAILEREMSRLALGQLDLDRVAPQFNLKTGEDLLAALGAGDLRPAQVVNQIHGLLEGDHGQQELEFVPRKPSPQRRDSPEVVIEGVGNVLTQIASCCQPLPGDPILGYITQGRGVSVHRADCKNVLAMQADDARRVVDVHWGQAERVTYPVDIHLRAWDRQGLLRDILSLLANEKVNVTALHTESQQDDNSAVMTMTVEIASLGNLGRVLARLDQLPGVQDVRRHRK from the coding sequence ATGGTCACTGTGCGCCGCCAGGTCACCCTGGAGGGACAGTTCAACGATTTGCCCGCTTGGCTGAGCAGTGTCGGCAGCCGCTGCAACCTGGCCGACACCAGCGTGCTGGCGGCGGCCTGCGCGCGGGCCGAGGGCTGCGAACGGGCGGGTAACCAGGCCGGCAGCCGTTGGCATTACGGCATCGGCTGCTTCCGCATCGGCCTGGAAATGGCCGAGATCCTCGCCGACCTGCATGCGGACGCCGATGCGCTGGCGGCGGCGGTGCTGTACCGCTCAGTGCGCGAAGGCCACCTGTCGCTGCTGGAAGTGCAGAAGGAATTCGGTGACGCCATCGCCCAGCTGGTGGAGGGCGTACTGCGCATGGCGGCCATCAGCGCGGTGCTTAATCCGTCGCGCAAGGCGGTGCTAGGCCAGCAGGGTGACCAACTCGACAACGTCCGCAAAATGCTGGTGGCGATGGTCGATGACGTGCGCGTGGCGCTGCTGAAGCTGTCCGAGCGGACCGTTATTATTCGTGCGCTGAAAGACTCCGACCCCGACAGCCGCATCAAGGTGGCGCGCGAGGTGTTCGACATCTACGCGCCGCTGGCACACCGGCTTGGCGTCGGCCAGATCAAGTGGGAGCTGGAAGACCTGTCGTTCCGCTACCTGCAGCCCGACGCCTACAAGAAAGTGGCGCGGCTGCTGGATGAAAAGCGCCTTGACCGTGAGGCTTATATCCAGAACGTGGTGGCTGAACTGAAGGGCCACTTGGAACAGTTCGGCATCGGCCGGGTGCAAGTGGATGGCCGCGCCAAACACATCTATAGCATCTGGCGGAAGATGCAGAAGAAGCACCTCGACTTCTACGAGGTCTACGACGTGCGTGCGGTGCGGGTGCTGGTGCCAGAGGTGCGCGACTGCTACGCAGCGCTCGGTGTGGTGCACTCGCTGTGGCAGCACGTGCCGAAGGAATTCGACGATTACATCGCCACGCCTAAGGAAAACGGTTACCAAAGCCTGCATACGGCGGTGATCGGGCCGGAGCGCAAGATGCTCGAGGTGCAGATCCGCACCTTCGACATGCATGACGACGCCGAGCTGGGGGTGTGCGCCCACTGGCAGTACAAGGAAGGCGGTAAACGCCGCGGCGGCGACGACCACAAAATTGCCTGGTTGCGCCAAGTGCTGGAATGGCATGACGAACTCGGCGAAGCCAGTGTGCACAACATGGTCGACCATTTGCGCGCGGCCGATGCCAGCAGCGAGCGGGTGTATGTGTTCACCCCAGACGGCCATGTGGTCGACCTGCAAGCCGGTGCCACGCCGGTGGATTTTGCCTACCACATCCATACCGAAGTGGGGCACCGCTGTCGGGGCGCCAAGGTCAACGGCCGTATCGTGCCGCTGAACTACCCGCTTAAAACCAGCGAGCAGGTGGAAATTCTCACCGCCCGTGAAGGGGGCCCCAGTCGCGATTGGCTGACGCCATCGCTCGGTTATGTGCGCACCAGTTCGGCGCGGGCACGCATCCAGCAGTGGTTCAAACGCCAGGATCGTGGCACCCATCTCACTCAGGGGCGCGCCATTCTGGAGCGCGAAATGTCGCGGCTGGCGCTCGGTCAGCTGGATCTCGACCGGGTGGCGCCGCAATTCAACCTCAAGACCGGCGAAGATCTACTCGCCGCCTTGGGCGCCGGCGACCTGCGTCCGGCGCAGGTGGTCAATCAGATCCACGGGTTGTTGGAAGGCGACCACGGCCAGCAAGAACTGGAATTCGTACCCCGCAAACCGAGTCCGCAGCGCCGTGATTCGCCGGAAGTGGTGATCGAAGGCGTTGGCAATGTGCTGACCCAAATTGCGTCCTGCTGCCAGCCGCTGCCGGGCGACCCGATCCTGGGTTACATCACCCAAGGCCGCGGTGTCAGTGTGCACCGTGCTGACTGCAAGAACGTGTTGGCGATGCAGGCCGACGACGCACGCCGGGTGGTGGATGTGCACTGGGGCCAAGCCGAGCGAGTCACTTACCCGGTCGATATTCATCTGCGGGCCTGGGACCGTCAGGGGTTGTTGCGCGACATCTTGTCGCTGCTTGCCAACGAGAAGGTCAATGTCACCGCGCTGCACACTGAGTCGCAGCAGGATGACAACAGCGCGGTGATGACGATGACGGTGGAAATCGCCTCGTTGGGTAACCTCGGCCGCGTGCTGGCGCGTCTTGACCAGTTGCCCGGCGTGCAGGACGTGCGGCGGCACCGCAAGTGA
- the mazG gene encoding nucleoside triphosphate pyrophosphohydrolase, whose amino-acid sequence MQRLQALVAQLRDPEHGCPWDRAQTPASLAPYALEEACEVADAIAAGDRAGLREELGDLLLQVLLQAQLAQEQGDFDLDAVMDGLADKLVRRHPHVFETPGATPPAGQWDAIKAAEQAAAGTLRSSALDGVPNGLPALVRAARIQRRAAKVGFDWRELAPVLAQVRAELDELEQAISGADPAAISDELGDVLFSVANLSRHVQTDPEQALRAATHKFERRFRQVEALSPAPLSALDEAELEHLWQQAKQLLRSQGDC is encoded by the coding sequence TTGCAACGCTTGCAGGCGCTGGTGGCGCAGCTGCGCGATCCTGAGCACGGCTGTCCCTGGGACCGGGCGCAAACTCCCGCTTCGCTGGCGCCCTATGCGCTAGAGGAAGCCTGCGAAGTGGCCGACGCCATTGCCGCCGGTGACCGCGCCGGGCTGCGTGAGGAACTCGGTGATCTGCTGTTGCAGGTCCTGCTGCAGGCGCAGTTGGCCCAGGAGCAGGGCGATTTCGATCTGGACGCGGTGATGGACGGCCTGGCTGACAAGTTGGTACGGCGCCATCCCCATGTGTTCGAGACGCCAGGTGCGACGCCGCCGGCGGGCCAGTGGGATGCAATCAAAGCCGCAGAGCAGGCCGCCGCCGGCACCCTCCGCAGTAGTGCATTGGACGGCGTGCCTAACGGGCTGCCAGCGTTGGTCCGTGCCGCCCGCATCCAGCGTCGCGCTGCTAAGGTCGGTTTTGACTGGCGTGAGTTAGCGCCGGTGCTGGCGCAAGTACGCGCCGAACTGGATGAGCTGGAGCAGGCCATTAGTGGCGCTGATCCGGCCGCGATCAGCGATGAACTTGGCGATGTGTTGTTCAGCGTCGCCAACCTGTCCCGCCATGTGCAGACCGATCCGGAGCAGGCGCTGCGCGCCGCCACCCATAAATTCGAACGTCGTTTCCGGCAGGTGGAAGCGCTGTCGCCAGCGCCGCTGAGCGCTCTCGATGAGGCCGAATTAGAACACTTGTGGCAGCAGGCCAAACAACTTCTGCGCAGCCAAGGCGACTGCTGA
- the cysM gene encoding cysteine synthase CysM: protein MNFPSIEHTVGHTPLVRLKRLPGNTSNIILVKLEGNNPAGSVKDRPALNMILKAEQRGEIRPGDTLVEATSGNTGIALAMAAAMRGYRIKLIMPANQSQERKDAMAAYGAELIEVSKEEGMEGARDLALAMQARGEGIVLDQFSNPDNPAAHYETTGPEIWQGTEGRITHFVSSMGTTGTIMGTSRYLKEQNPEVRIIGLQPSEGSAIPGIRRWPEAYLPSIFDRSRVDEVVDMSQSLAEDTMRRLAREEGISCGVSSGGAVAAALQLSERVENAVIVAIVCDRGDRYLSTGVFTADRG from the coding sequence ATGAATTTCCCGTCTATTGAACACACTGTGGGCCATACGCCGCTGGTGCGTCTCAAGCGCCTGCCCGGCAACACCAGCAACATCATCCTGGTGAAGCTGGAGGGCAATAACCCGGCCGGTTCGGTCAAGGACCGCCCGGCGCTGAACATGATCCTCAAAGCCGAGCAACGCGGCGAGATCCGTCCCGGTGACACGCTGGTGGAAGCCACCAGCGGTAACACTGGCATCGCACTGGCGATGGCGGCGGCGATGCGCGGCTACCGTATCAAGTTGATCATGCCGGCCAACCAGAGCCAGGAGCGTAAAGACGCCATGGCCGCCTACGGTGCCGAATTGATCGAAGTGTCCAAGGAAGAAGGCATGGAAGGCGCCCGCGACTTGGCGCTGGCCATGCAAGCGCGCGGCGAAGGCATCGTGCTAGATCAGTTCTCCAACCCGGATAACCCGGCGGCCCATTACGAAACCACCGGTCCGGAAATCTGGCAGGGCACTGAAGGCCGTATTACCCACTTCGTGTCGTCCATGGGCACCACCGGCACCATCATGGGTACCTCTCGCTACCTCAAAGAGCAAAACCCTGAGGTGCGCATCATTGGTTTGCAGCCGTCAGAAGGTTCAGCCATTCCCGGTATCCGCCGTTGGCCGGAGGCTTACCTGCCGTCGATCTTCGATCGTAGCCGCGTGGATGAGGTGGTGGACATGAGCCAGTCACTGGCCGAAGACACCATGCGCCGACTGGCGCGCGAGGAAGGCATTTCCTGCGGTGTCTCCTCTGGTGGCGCGGTGGCGGCTGCGTTGCAGCTGTCTGAGCGCGTCGAAAATGCCGTCATCGTTGCCATCGTCTGTGATCGTGGCGACCGTTACCTGTCCACCGGGGTGTTCACCGCTGATCGCGGCTGA
- the pdxJ gene encoding pyridoxine 5'-phosphate synthase, which produces MSVLLGVNIDHVATLRQARGTRYPEPVQAALVAEQAGADGITVHLREDRRHINDRDVELLMQTVQTRINLEMATTDEMVAIATRLKPTYCCLVPERREELTTEGGLDVVGHFQHIKTVCAKLMDAGIEVSLFIDAEPAQIEAAAACGASTIEIHTGHYADAVTAAAQQEELRRIRHGLDLALENGLIVNAGHGLHYHNTQPIAALPGIHELNIGHAIVARAVISGLHAAVHDMKVLIREASRKSA; this is translated from the coding sequence ATGTCAGTGTTGCTCGGTGTGAACATCGATCACGTGGCCACCCTGCGCCAGGCACGCGGTACCCGTTATCCGGAGCCGGTGCAGGCAGCGTTGGTGGCCGAGCAGGCCGGTGCCGACGGTATTACCGTGCATCTGCGTGAAGACCGTCGCCACATCAACGACCGCGATGTGGAACTGCTGATGCAGACGGTACAGACCCGCATCAACCTGGAAATGGCCACCACCGACGAAATGGTCGCCATCGCCACCCGTTTGAAACCCACTTATTGCTGTTTGGTGCCGGAGCGTCGTGAGGAGCTGACCACTGAAGGGGGCCTAGATGTGGTGGGCCACTTCCAGCACATCAAAACCGTGTGCGCGAAACTGATGGATGCCGGCATTGAAGTGTCGTTGTTCATTGATGCCGAGCCAGCCCAGATCGAAGCCGCCGCAGCCTGTGGTGCCAGCACCATCGAAATTCATACCGGCCATTATGCCGATGCAGTCACTGCGGCGGCGCAGCAGGAAGAGCTGCGCCGCATCCGCCACGGTCTCGACCTAGCGCTGGAAAACGGCCTGATCGTCAACGCCGGTCACGGCCTGCACTACCACAACACCCAGCCGATCGCGGCCCTGCCAGGCATCCATGAACTGAACATCGGCCACGCGATCGTGGCCCGGGCGGTAATCAGCGGCCTGCATGCAGCGGTGCATGACATGAAAGTGTTGATCCGCGAAGCCAGCCGCAAGAGCGCGTGA
- the era gene encoding GTPase Era, with amino-acid sequence MTDSAAVDTRCGVVAIVGRPNVGKSTLMNHLIGQKISITSRKPQTTRHRIHGILSRDEYQIVLADTPGIHRGEDRALNRAMNQAAVRALEDVDAICFMVDALKWTEADEHVLKLLRRVTTTPVVLVVNKVDSLEDKERLLPHLAFLGQQFDFAEVVPVSALGGHNLTALEGVLAKFLPPGPFWFDEEQITDRSLRFMAAEIVREKVVRQLGQELPHQVAVEVELWEDGPRHTTISAAILVERRGQKKILIGVGGDRIKRIGTEARHDIEQLIDRKVMLNLWVKIRSGWSDDERALRSLGYDERD; translated from the coding sequence ATGACAGACAGCGCTGCTGTCGACACCCGCTGCGGCGTGGTGGCCATCGTCGGCCGCCCCAACGTGGGCAAATCGACACTAATGAACCACCTGATCGGCCAAAAGATCAGTATCACCTCGCGCAAGCCACAGACCACCCGGCACCGTATCCACGGCATCCTCAGCCGCGATGAGTACCAGATCGTGCTGGCCGACACCCCCGGTATCCACCGTGGCGAAGACCGCGCTCTAAACCGCGCCATGAACCAGGCCGCCGTGCGTGCGCTGGAAGACGTGGATGCGATCTGCTTTATGGTTGACGCGTTGAAGTGGACTGAGGCAGACGAGCACGTGCTCAAGCTGCTGCGCCGCGTCACCACCACGCCGGTGGTGCTGGTGGTGAACAAGGTCGACAGCCTGGAAGACAAGGAGCGCTTGCTGCCGCACTTGGCGTTCCTCGGCCAACAGTTCGACTTTGCTGAAGTGGTGCCGGTGTCAGCGTTGGGTGGCCATAACCTCACCGCACTGGAAGGCGTGCTGGCGAAATTCCTGCCGCCCGGCCCGTTCTGGTTTGATGAGGAACAGATCACTGACCGCAGCCTGCGCTTCATGGCCGCGGAGATTGTGCGCGAGAAAGTGGTGCGCCAGTTAGGTCAGGAACTGCCGCACCAAGTGGCGGTGGAAGTAGAGCTGTGGGAAGACGGCCCGCGCCACACCACTATTTCTGCAGCCATCCTGGTGGAGCGCCGGGGTCAGAAGAAAATCCTCATCGGTGTTGGCGGCGATCGCATCAAGCGCATTGGCACCGAGGCCCGCCACGACATCGAACAGCTGATCGACCGCAAAGTAATGCTCAATCTGTGGGTGAAAATTCGCTCCGGTTGGTCCGATGACGAGCGCGCCCTGCGTTCGCTCGGTTACGACGAGCGCGATTGA